From a single Pseudophryne corroboree isolate aPseCor3 chromosome 6, aPseCor3.hap2, whole genome shotgun sequence genomic region:
- the LOC134934149 gene encoding olfactory receptor 8H3-like gives MDVINKTQVEVFVFSGLTDNGKLAPFLFILFLHIYMVTILANVGMMAIIHSSTTFHTPMYFFLSCLSLLDIFYSSVFTPRLLQDLIFIFSKIISFSGCAIQFYFCSALACSEGLLLTTMAYDRYAAICHPLHYMSIMTKKTCISHVSLVTSIGFLQSAVQTSCVFGLRFCRSNLIDHFYCHTTSLLRLSCSDTFSCDMISVYSIGSSGTVCLVIILVSYMLIMTSILRIKSTEGRQKAFSTCSSHLLCICIFFGAIMFTYLCSPSSDFEKLDKVAAVFYTVVTPMLNPLIYSLRNQEVKRIIMRAVQRLTVVDNSLSTSRLRSGALPVIFSQ, from the coding sequence atgGACGTCATAAACAAGACCCAGGTGGAGGTCTTTGTGTTTTCTGGACTAACTGACAATGGGAAACTTGCCCCATTCCTCTTCATACTCTTCTTACACATTTATATGGTGACCATACTGGCAAATGTTGGCATGATGGCAATTATCCATAGCAGCACAACCTTCCATACTCCGATGTACTTCTTCCTGAGCTGCCTCTCTCTGTTGGACATTTTCTACTCCTCAGTTTTTACTCCTAGGTTGTTGCAAGACctcatttttatttttagtaaGATCATCTCATTCAGTGGCTGTGCCATACAGTTTTACTTCTGTAGTGCCCTAGCTTGTAGTGAGGGTCTTCTACTCACCACCATGGCCTACGACCGGTATGCCGCTATCTGCCACCCGCTCCACTACATGTCAATAATGACTAAGAAGACGTGTATATCTCATGTTTCCCTTGTCACCTCCATTGGCTTCCTGCAGTCAGCAGTGCAGACCAGCTGCGTGTTCGGGCTCAGGTTCTGCAGGTCCAACCTCATAGACCATTTCTATTGCCACACAACTTCATTGCTCAGACTGTCCTGCTCTGACACGTTCTCCTGTGACATGATAAGTGTTTACAGTATAGGTTCTTCTGGCACAGTTTGTTTGGTGATCATCCTGGTCTCCTACATGCTCATTATGACTTCCATTTTAAGGATTAAATCTACAGAAGGCCGGCAGAAAGCCTTCAGCACCTGTTCCTCACATCTCTTGTGTATCTGCATCTTCTTTGGGGCAATTATGTTTACTTACCTATGCTCTCCTTCCAGTGACTTTGAGAAACTAGACAAGGTGGCTGCCGTCTTCTATACAGTGGTGACGCCAATGCTGAACCCATTGATATACAGCCTGAGGAACCAAGAGGTGAAACGGATCATTATGCGGGCGGTGCAGAGACTTACTGTTGTAGATAATTCTTTGTCAACCAGTAGGCTTCGCTCTGGGGCTCTCCCAGTCATATTtagccaataa